One Brachybacterium kimchii genomic window carries:
- the tsaE gene encoding tRNA (adenosine(37)-N6)-threonylcarbamoyltransferase complex ATPase subunit type 1 TsaE: MSGAEPGSGVASLALTTTGAGSTRDLARRLAGLLGAGDLLVLDGPLGAGKTTFTQGLGEGLGVRGPVASPTFVISRVHPSEAGGPALVHVDAYRLGGGADIDDLDLDSDLSDAVMVVEWGRDVVEQLSDSHLLVELSRATGAEDAQPDQPLRPSQSAQPAQDTAAGDGEEFDEPRALTLTFVGPRWDDARIRTVREALGGAASSTTMTTEGREA; encoded by the coding sequence ATGAGTGGCGCCGAGCCCGGATCGGGCGTCGCGTCGCTCGCGCTCACCACGACCGGGGCCGGGAGCACCCGCGACCTCGCGCGACGCCTCGCCGGACTGCTCGGTGCGGGCGATCTGCTCGTGCTCGACGGGCCCCTCGGCGCCGGGAAGACCACCTTCACCCAGGGCCTCGGCGAGGGACTGGGAGTGCGCGGCCCCGTCGCGTCCCCGACCTTCGTGATCTCCCGGGTCCACCCGAGCGAGGCGGGCGGGCCTGCACTCGTGCACGTGGACGCCTACCGGCTCGGCGGCGGCGCGGACATCGACGACCTCGACCTCGACTCCGATCTCTCGGACGCGGTCATGGTCGTCGAGTGGGGACGCGACGTCGTCGAGCAGCTGAGCGACTCCCACCTGCTCGTCGAGCTCTCCCGCGCGACCGGCGCGGAGGACGCGCAGCCGGACCAGCCGCTCCGGCCATCGCAGTCGGCGCAGCCGGCGCAGGACACCGCCGCCGGCGACGGCGAGGAGTTCGACGAGCCCCGTGCTCTGACCCTCACCTTCGTCGGGCCCCGATGGGACGACGCGCGGATCCGCACGGTCCGCGAGGCGCTCGGGGGCGCGGCATCCAGCACGACCATGACCACGGAAGGGCGCGAGGCATGA
- the tsaB gene encoding tRNA (adenosine(37)-N6)-threonylcarbamoyltransferase complex dimerization subunit type 1 TsaB, translating into MMWLGIDTSGAVGVAVGDRESGRVLAVGQDDRARHHDEVLMALIDDTLRRAGGGRADLEAVVAGRGPGPFTGLRVGLVTAREIAFVLDIPLHGLCSLDALALQAAEEAPEARSLAIALDARRREVYWARYERADETSSSAPGTRLDRVEGPAVSAPADVAEELMACDVVAGSGALLHSEILHPNSALAHVDAGSLLHEAWRRLDAGEDLTSTEPLYLREPDAKKPSARKSALGRR; encoded by the coding sequence ATGATGTGGCTCGGGATCGACACCTCGGGAGCCGTCGGCGTGGCCGTCGGGGACCGGGAGAGCGGGCGCGTGCTGGCCGTCGGCCAGGACGACCGCGCACGGCACCATGACGAGGTGCTCATGGCCCTCATCGACGACACCCTCCGCCGGGCGGGCGGTGGGCGCGCCGACCTCGAGGCCGTCGTCGCCGGACGCGGTCCGGGCCCCTTCACGGGACTGCGCGTGGGTCTCGTGACCGCGCGCGAGATCGCCTTCGTCCTGGACATCCCGCTGCACGGGCTGTGCTCCCTCGACGCCCTCGCCCTGCAGGCCGCCGAGGAGGCACCCGAGGCCCGCAGCCTCGCGATCGCGCTCGACGCGCGGCGCCGCGAGGTCTACTGGGCGCGCTACGAGCGGGCCGACGAGACGTCGTCGTCGGCGCCCGGAACGCGCCTCGACCGGGTCGAGGGACCCGCCGTCTCGGCCCCGGCGGACGTCGCCGAGGAGCTCATGGCCTGCGACGTCGTCGCGGGCTCCGGCGCCCTCCTGCACAGCGAGATCCTGCATCCGAACTCCGCGCTCGCCCACGTCGACGCCGGTTCCCTGCTCCACGAGGCCTGGCGCCGCCTCGACGCCGGTGAGGACCTGACCTCGACCGAGCCCCTCTACCTGCGCGAGCCCGACGCGAAGAAGCCGTCGGCGCGCAAGAGCGCCCTGGGCCGGCGGTGA
- a CDS encoding GNAT family N-acetyltransferase, which produces MSESGDFPEQTRLPAGMRLRVATLEDALPIAELELRLFPEDAWTFDMVREEIAHPSRRFVVVEQGSGLPTGGSADEPDAPDAAGEIVGYAGVMLLGDSADLHTIGTTLPGRGIGRALLDWSLRATREGGARALVLEVREDNARARSVYETAGFQDIGRRPGYYPGPRGPVDARVMIRELAQD; this is translated from the coding sequence GTGTCGGAGTCCGGGGACTTCCCCGAGCAGACGCGGCTGCCCGCGGGGATGCGCCTGCGCGTCGCCACCCTCGAGGACGCCCTGCCGATCGCTGAGCTCGAGCTGCGGCTGTTCCCCGAGGACGCCTGGACCTTCGACATGGTGCGCGAGGAGATCGCGCACCCCTCCCGCCGCTTCGTCGTCGTCGAGCAGGGGAGCGGACTCCCGACCGGCGGATCCGCCGACGAGCCCGATGCTCCTGACGCGGCCGGCGAGATCGTCGGCTACGCGGGCGTCATGCTCCTCGGCGACTCGGCCGACCTCCACACGATCGGCACCACCCTGCCCGGCCGCGGCATCGGGCGAGCCCTGCTCGACTGGTCGCTGCGCGCGACCCGCGAAGGCGGCGCGCGCGCCCTCGTGCTCGAGGTGCGCGAGGACAACGCGCGCGCCCGCTCCGTCTACGAGACGGCGGGGTTCCAGGACATCGGCCGACGGCCCGGCTACTACCCGGGGCCCCGCGGCCCGGTCGACGCCCGGGTGATGATCCGCGAGCTCGCGCAGGACTGA
- a CDS encoding ABC transporter ATP-binding protein, protein MSQPTVPVHEPSAAATGGTIPASAAPPGAEPALHVDGLRKSFDGTEVVHGISLSIPRGAFYGIVGPNGAGKTTTLSMATGLLRPDGGSSHVLGADMWSEPERAKAQMGVLADGLRTFDRLTGRELLTYVGLIRGMDPAVVDERSTSLLEAMDLAGEDGKLVVDYSAGMTKKILLACALIHAPRLLVLDEPLEAVDPVSGQRIRQILRAFVAGGGTVVLSSHVMELVEELCSHVAIIARGEILADGTLEEVRAGGSLVQRFMDLVGAGEVEEGSLSWLQS, encoded by the coding sequence ATGAGCCAGCCCACAGTCCCGGTCCACGAACCGAGTGCCGCAGCGACCGGCGGCACGATCCCCGCATCCGCCGCTCCCCCGGGTGCAGAGCCCGCTCTGCACGTCGACGGGCTGCGCAAGTCCTTCGACGGCACCGAGGTGGTGCACGGCATCTCGCTCTCGATCCCGCGCGGCGCCTTCTACGGGATCGTCGGCCCGAACGGCGCCGGCAAGACGACGACCCTGTCGATGGCGACCGGTCTGCTGCGGCCCGACGGCGGCAGCTCGCACGTGCTGGGCGCCGACATGTGGAGCGAGCCCGAGCGCGCCAAGGCGCAGATGGGTGTGCTGGCCGACGGCCTGCGCACCTTCGACCGGCTCACCGGGCGCGAGCTGCTCACCTACGTCGGCCTCATCCGCGGCATGGACCCCGCGGTCGTCGACGAGCGCAGCACCTCGCTGCTGGAGGCCATGGACCTCGCCGGGGAGGACGGCAAGCTCGTCGTCGACTACTCGGCCGGCATGACGAAGAAGATCCTGCTGGCATGCGCGCTGATCCACGCCCCGCGCCTGCTCGTGCTCGACGAGCCGCTCGAGGCCGTCGACCCGGTCTCCGGACAGCGGATCCGCCAGATCCTGCGCGCCTTCGTCGCCGGCGGCGGCACCGTGGTGCTCTCGAGCCACGTCATGGAGCTCGTCGAGGAGCTGTGCTCGCACGTCGCGATCATCGCCCGCGGAGAGATCCTCGCCGACGGCACGCTCGAGGAGGTCCGCGCCGGCGGCAGCCTCGTGCAGCGCTTCATGGACCTCGTCGGAGCGGGCGAGGTCGAGGAGGGGAGCCTGTCATGGCTGCAGTCGTGA
- a CDS encoding AI-2E family transporter, producing the protein MTTPRRRFADAEGADESPSTPREVAEIPIGIRRLGAWSWRLIVITAAAALIIWGILKITAIVIPVLIAILIASLLSPLVGLLTRHTFLGRAAASGVALVALIIVVIGMFTLASRQLFAQAGDIYAKALTGVQTLIDWANTTFNLDDSMINKATDEILAKLQENTDSLISGAFSTVSTVGNVVTGIVIALFTLFFLLSGGSTIWRWVVGLLPPAARVPTHEAFRRGWKALSAYMRTQIMVAAVDATGISIGMIALGVGSYAVPIWLLVFLFSFVPLVGAILSGAIAILIVLVLKGWVFAIIMLAVVIAVQQIEGNVLQPFLMGKAVELHPLAVFLGVASGAMIAGIAGALFSIPVIAFVNATLLYMTGRDPSPDLGLDETVDAELTAPPRPKKHEESAREAKRRAKAESSKAQAAALREESAEEVASGAAPKDGEEPRAGE; encoded by the coding sequence ATGACGACACCCCGTCGCCGGTTCGCGGACGCCGAGGGCGCCGACGAATCACCGAGCACCCCGCGCGAGGTCGCGGAGATCCCGATCGGGATCCGACGCCTGGGGGCCTGGTCCTGGCGGCTGATCGTGATCACCGCCGCGGCCGCCCTGATCATCTGGGGCATCCTCAAGATCACGGCCATCGTGATCCCGGTGCTGATCGCGATCCTCATCGCCTCGCTGCTCTCCCCGCTGGTGGGCCTGCTGACCCGGCACACGTTCCTGGGACGGGCGGCCGCGAGCGGCGTCGCGCTGGTGGCCCTGATCATCGTGGTGATCGGCATGTTCACGCTGGCCAGCCGCCAGCTGTTCGCGCAGGCCGGCGACATCTACGCCAAGGCCCTCACGGGTGTGCAGACGCTGATCGACTGGGCGAACACGACGTTCAACCTCGACGACTCGATGATCAACAAGGCGACGGACGAGATCCTCGCGAAGCTGCAGGAGAACACGGACTCCCTGATCAGCGGCGCCTTCTCGACGGTCTCGACCGTGGGCAACGTGGTCACGGGCATCGTGATCGCCCTGTTCACCCTGTTCTTCCTGCTCTCGGGCGGCTCGACGATCTGGCGCTGGGTGGTGGGTCTGCTGCCCCCGGCCGCGCGCGTGCCCACCCACGAGGCGTTCCGCCGCGGCTGGAAGGCGCTGTCGGCGTACATGCGCACGCAGATCATGGTCGCCGCTGTCGACGCGACCGGCATCAGCATCGGCATGATCGCGCTCGGCGTGGGCTCCTACGCCGTGCCGATCTGGCTGCTCGTGTTCCTGTTCTCGTTCGTGCCGCTGGTCGGTGCGATCCTCTCGGGCGCCATCGCGATCCTCATCGTGCTGGTGCTCAAGGGCTGGGTCTTCGCGATCATCATGCTCGCGGTCGTCATCGCCGTGCAGCAGATCGAGGGCAACGTCCTCCAGCCCTTCCTCATGGGCAAGGCCGTCGAGCTGCACCCGCTGGCCGTGTTCCTGGGCGTCGCCTCGGGCGCGATGATCGCCGGGATCGCGGGCGCCCTGTTCTCGATCCCCGTGATCGCCTTCGTCAACGCCACGCTGCTGTACATGACGGGGCGCGATCCCTCACCCGACCTGGGCCTCGACGAGACCGTGGACGCGGAGCTCACCGCCCCGCCCCGCCCCAAGAAGCACGAGGAGTCCGCCCGCGAGGCGAAGCGCCGCGCGAAGGCCGAGTCCTCGAAGGCGCAGGCCGCCGCGCTGCGCGAGGAATCTGCCGAGGAGGTCGCGAGCGGTGCGGCCCCGAAGGACGGCGAGGAGCCCCGGGCAGGGGAGTGA
- the greA gene encoding transcription elongation factor GreA, with the protein MSSQPTGSWLTQDAYDRLTAELAELEGPRRTEIAERIAAARDEGDLKENGGYHAAREEQGKNEARIAELTHLLKNAVVGETPKDDGVVEPGMVVKISMAGKERTFLLGNREIADDGEDLEVFSTESPLGSAINGTKVGESIDYEAPNGRSLKIEIISAKPYRA; encoded by the coding sequence ATGAGCAGCCAGCCCACTGGTTCCTGGCTCACCCAGGACGCCTACGACCGCCTCACCGCGGAGCTCGCCGAGCTCGAGGGGCCCCGTCGCACCGAGATCGCCGAGCGCATCGCCGCGGCTCGCGACGAGGGCGACCTCAAGGAGAACGGCGGCTACCACGCGGCCCGCGAGGAGCAGGGGAAGAACGAGGCTCGCATCGCGGAGCTCACCCACCTGCTGAAGAACGCGGTCGTCGGCGAGACCCCGAAGGACGACGGCGTCGTCGAGCCGGGCATGGTCGTGAAGATCTCGATGGCCGGCAAGGAGCGCACGTTCCTGCTGGGCAACCGCGAGATCGCGGACGACGGCGAGGACCTCGAGGTCTTCTCGACCGAGTCCCCGCTGGGCTCGGCGATCAACGGCACGAAGGTCGGCGAGAGCATCGACTACGAGGCGCCCAACGGCCGCTCGCTGAAGATCGAGATCATCTCCGCGAAGCCCTACCGCGCCTGA
- a CDS encoding DUF4307 domain-containing protein — protein sequence MDAHAPSTPTGSTDPLASRYGGPLVPKRTARVLFVIGAVVFLAVLAFVGYRFADQPVTAKDVGYDHVDDDTISLTFQLTRSPGVDATCTVQALNAGRAQVGFREVEIPGGPERQVVRTVDIDTQGEAVSAEVISCQKA from the coding sequence ATGGACGCGCACGCTCCGAGCACCCCCACGGGATCGACCGATCCGCTCGCCTCCCGCTACGGGGGCCCGCTGGTGCCGAAGCGCACCGCGCGCGTGCTGTTCGTGATCGGGGCCGTCGTGTTCCTCGCCGTGCTCGCGTTCGTCGGCTACCGCTTCGCGGACCAGCCCGTGACCGCGAAGGACGTCGGCTACGACCACGTCGACGACGACACGATCTCGCTCACCTTCCAGCTCACCCGCAGCCCCGGCGTCGACGCCACGTGCACGGTGCAGGCGCTGAACGCGGGTCGCGCACAGGTCGGCTTCCGCGAGGTCGAGATCCCCGGGGGCCCCGAGCGGCAGGTCGTGCGCACCGTGGACATCGACACCCAGGGCGAGGCGGTCAGCGCCGAGGTCATCAGCTGCCAGAAGGCCTGA
- the mca gene encoding mycothiol conjugate amidase Mca: MVAVHAHPDDESSKGAGSMAKYVREGAQVTVITCTGGERGDILNPKLADDEEILADLPAVRRTEMAAAQRVLGVDHEWLGFVDSGLPEGDPRPELPEGCFARVSVEEGARPLVAAIRRLRPHVLTTYDENGGYPHPDHIQCHRISALAFDRAADPEYAPELGEPWEVAKMYYINGFSRRRFQGIADFLRGRGTPDEQLEEMAQRFPGGADRLVTTRVDISDELDIRDAALRAHATQVDPEGFFFHIPNDVLRESHWATDDYELRTSRIGVTLPETDLFAGLR; encoded by the coding sequence ATGGTCGCCGTGCATGCCCACCCCGACGACGAGTCGAGCAAGGGGGCGGGGTCGATGGCCAAGTATGTCCGCGAGGGGGCGCAGGTCACCGTCATCACCTGCACCGGCGGAGAGCGCGGCGACATCCTCAACCCCAAGCTCGCCGACGACGAGGAGATCCTCGCGGACCTGCCCGCAGTGCGCCGCACCGAGATGGCCGCCGCGCAGAGGGTCCTGGGCGTGGACCACGAGTGGCTCGGGTTCGTCGACTCGGGGCTGCCCGAGGGCGATCCCCGCCCCGAGCTGCCCGAGGGATGCTTCGCCCGCGTGAGCGTCGAGGAGGGCGCACGGCCCCTGGTCGCCGCGATCCGCCGTCTGCGTCCGCACGTGCTCACCACGTACGACGAGAACGGCGGCTACCCGCACCCCGACCACATCCAGTGCCACCGGATCAGCGCGCTCGCCTTCGACAGGGCCGCGGACCCCGAGTACGCCCCCGAGCTCGGCGAGCCGTGGGAGGTCGCGAAGATGTACTACATCAACGGCTTCTCCCGCCGCCGCTTCCAGGGCATCGCCGACTTCCTGCGCGGACGCGGCACCCCCGACGAGCAGCTCGAGGAGATGGCCCAGCGCTTCCCCGGCGGCGCCGACCGCCTGGTGACCACGCGCGTGGACATCAGTGACGAGCTCGACATCCGCGACGCGGCGCTGCGCGCCCACGCCACCCAGGTGGATCCCGAGGGCTTCTTCTTCCACATCCCCAACGACGTCCTGCGCGAGTCGCATTGGGCGACCGACGACTACGAGCTGCGCACCTCGCGCATCGGCGTCACCCTGCCCGAGACCGACCTGTTCGCGGGTCTGCGATGA
- the trhA gene encoding PAQR family membrane homeostasis protein TrhA, whose translation MALAPHRSPDSETDRDSVSEAARRPITPAEPPSALEDDQIPTASTHPFAPRELTRQMARRAKELGIALPKPRLRGVLHMLALPAALIAGLLLVALGDDLPTRLACAVFVLTSCLLFGVSATYHRGTWRAEHALMLRRFDHANIFLIIAGTYTPIAASMLQPRSAVTLLVICWAGALIGVGFRIFWTSAPRWLYVPAYVALGWVAIFYMPQIIAGGGWAVAWLIIAGGIAYTLGALVYGLKRPDPSPAWFGYHEIFHACTIAGFVCHFVAVAIAVI comes from the coding sequence ATGGCCCTGGCACCCCACCGCTCCCCCGACTCCGAGACCGACCGCGACAGCGTCTCGGAGGCCGCTCGGCGCCCGATCACGCCGGCCGAGCCGCCGTCGGCCCTCGAGGACGACCAGATCCCGACCGCGTCGACGCACCCCTTCGCCCCGCGCGAGCTGACCCGGCAGATGGCACGCCGCGCGAAGGAGCTCGGGATCGCCCTGCCCAAGCCCCGCCTGCGCGGCGTCCTGCACATGCTCGCCCTGCCGGCGGCGCTGATCGCCGGCCTGCTGCTGGTCGCGCTCGGCGACGACCTGCCCACCCGGCTCGCGTGCGCGGTCTTCGTGCTGACCTCGTGCCTGCTGTTCGGCGTGAGCGCGACCTACCACCGCGGCACCTGGCGCGCCGAGCACGCGCTCATGCTGCGGCGCTTCGACCACGCGAACATCTTCCTCATCATCGCGGGGACCTACACGCCGATCGCGGCGTCGATGCTGCAGCCGCGCTCCGCGGTCACCCTGCTGGTGATCTGCTGGGCGGGCGCCCTGATCGGCGTGGGCTTCCGCATCTTCTGGACGAGCGCCCCGCGCTGGCTCTACGTGCCCGCGTACGTGGCGCTGGGCTGGGTGGCGATCTTCTACATGCCCCAGATCATCGCGGGCGGCGGCTGGGCCGTGGCCTGGCTGATCATCGCGGGCGGCATCGCGTACACGCTGGGCGCGCTCGTCTACGGGCTCAAGCGACCCGACCCCTCACCGGCGTGGTTCGGGTACCACGAGATCTTCCACGCGTGCACGATCGCAGGGTTCGTCTGCCACTTCGTCGCGGTCGCGATCGCGGTCATCTGA
- a CDS encoding isoprenyl transferase: MDDDGILYRVYEKRLIKELDAYQLPQHLGVIVDGNRRWAKASGITTAEGHRQGGAKITEFLTWCEELEIPLVTVWMLSTDNLRRGADELALLFEIIAETVESIAGAGYTVRLAGSVESLPEATRERVAAVQERSTPSKSLTVNVAIGYGGREEIVDAVRELVRDLGAEGRSPDEIAEAISMEGIGEHLYTRGQPDPDLIIRSSGEQRLSGFLMWQSAHSEFWFCETNWPGFRRVDLLRALRDYCQRERRFGA, translated from the coding sequence GTGGACGATGACGGGATCCTCTACCGCGTGTACGAGAAGCGGCTGATCAAGGAGCTCGACGCCTACCAGCTGCCCCAGCACCTCGGCGTCATCGTCGACGGGAACCGTCGCTGGGCCAAGGCCTCGGGCATCACCACCGCCGAGGGCCATCGCCAGGGCGGCGCGAAGATCACCGAGTTCCTCACCTGGTGCGAGGAGCTCGAGATCCCGCTGGTCACCGTGTGGATGCTCTCCACCGACAACCTGCGCCGCGGGGCCGACGAGCTCGCGCTGCTGTTCGAGATCATCGCCGAGACCGTCGAGTCGATCGCGGGCGCCGGCTACACCGTGCGCCTCGCAGGATCCGTCGAGTCGCTCCCCGAGGCGACCCGGGAGCGCGTCGCCGCCGTGCAGGAGCGCTCGACCCCGTCGAAGTCCCTCACCGTGAACGTCGCGATCGGCTACGGCGGCCGCGAGGAGATCGTCGACGCCGTCCGCGAGCTCGTGCGCGACCTCGGCGCCGAGGGCCGCAGCCCCGACGAGATCGCCGAGGCCATCTCCATGGAGGGCATCGGCGAGCACCTCTACACGCGCGGCCAGCCCGACCCGGACCTCATCATCCGCTCCTCCGGCGAGCAGAGGCTCTCCGGGTTCCTCATGTGGCAGTCCGCCCACTCGGAGTTCTGGTTCTGCGAGACCAACTGGCCGGGCTTCCGGCGCGTGGACCTGCTGCGCGCGCTGCGCGACTACTGCCAGCGCGAGCGCCGCTTCGGCGCGTGA
- a CDS encoding PhoH family protein has product MTDTTTTAPHDTTAQDPSELDLAEQDPTTIDTVREAARDAAQDRFGTEADGGQPVAVVRSLEPGGAQEALPDLEVGTLTYVLDTSVLLSDPQALVRFAEHDIVLPIVVITELESKRHHPDLGFFARQSLRILDDLRDRHGNLSVPLPIGEDGGHVHVELNHSSDRALPDGFRLGDNDTRILAVAKNLQLEGKSVVLVSKDLPMRIKASACGIHAEEYRAELARDRGYTGMVTASVGEEEMTALYDGSDVEIPEVSHRPVHTGVTMTSPRGSALGRVTREGSVRLVPGDQGVFGVHGRSAEQRIAIDLLLDESIGIVSLGGRAGTGKSALALCAGLEAVLEKRTQRKIMVFRPLYAVGGQELGFLPGDQGEKMGPWGEAVFDTLGSMVSQNVIDEVLSRGMLEVLPLTHIRGRSLHDAFVIVDEAQSMERNVLLTMLSRIGQKSRVILTHDVAQRDNLRVGRYDGIASVVEALKGSELFAHMTLQRSERSKVAELVTHVLDAPVM; this is encoded by the coding sequence ATGACCGACACCACCACGACCGCTCCCCACGACACGACGGCGCAGGATCCGAGCGAGCTGGACCTCGCCGAGCAGGACCCGACCACGATCGACACCGTGCGCGAGGCCGCCCGGGATGCCGCGCAGGACCGGTTCGGAACGGAGGCGGACGGCGGTCAGCCGGTGGCCGTGGTGCGGTCGCTCGAGCCCGGGGGCGCCCAGGAGGCGCTGCCCGACCTCGAGGTCGGCACCCTCACCTACGTGCTGGACACCTCGGTGCTGCTCTCGGACCCGCAGGCGCTGGTCCGCTTCGCCGAGCACGACATCGTCCTGCCAATCGTCGTCATCACGGAGCTCGAGTCCAAGCGCCACCATCCCGACCTCGGCTTCTTCGCCCGGCAGTCCCTGCGGATCCTCGACGACCTGCGCGATCGCCACGGCAACCTCTCCGTCCCGCTGCCGATCGGCGAGGACGGCGGCCACGTGCACGTCGAGCTCAACCACTCCTCGGACCGCGCGCTGCCCGACGGCTTCCGCCTCGGCGACAACGACACCCGCATCCTCGCCGTCGCCAAGAACCTGCAGCTTGAGGGCAAGAGCGTCGTGCTCGTCTCCAAGGACCTGCCGATGCGCATCAAGGCGTCGGCCTGCGGCATCCACGCCGAGGAGTACCGCGCCGAGCTCGCCCGCGACCGCGGATACACAGGCATGGTCACCGCGAGCGTCGGCGAGGAGGAGATGACCGCGCTCTACGACGGCAGCGACGTGGAGATCCCCGAGGTCTCCCATCGCCCGGTCCACACCGGCGTCACCATGACCAGTCCCCGCGGCAGCGCCCTCGGGCGCGTCACCCGCGAGGGCAGCGTGCGGCTCGTCCCCGGCGACCAGGGCGTCTTCGGCGTCCACGGGCGCAGCGCCGAGCAGCGCATCGCGATCGACCTGCTGCTGGACGAGTCCATCGGCATCGTCTCCCTGGGCGGTCGCGCCGGCACCGGCAAGAGCGCGCTCGCGCTGTGCGCCGGCCTCGAGGCCGTCCTGGAGAAGCGCACGCAGCGCAAGATCATGGTGTTCCGCCCGCTCTACGCGGTGGGCGGCCAGGAGCTCGGCTTCCTGCCCGGCGACCAGGGCGAGAAGATGGGGCCCTGGGGCGAGGCCGTCTTCGACACCCTGGGCTCGATGGTCAGCCAGAACGTGATCGACGAGGTGCTCAGCCGCGGCATGCTCGAGGTGCTCCCGCTGACCCACATCCGCGGCCGCTCCCTGCACGACGCCTTCGTGATCGTCGACGAGGCCCAGTCCATGGAGCGCAACGTGCTGCTGACAATGCTCTCGCGCATCGGTCAGAAGTCCCGCGTGATCCTCACCCACGACGTCGCCCAGCGCGACAACCTCCGCGTGGGCCGCTACGACGGCATCGCGAGCGTGGTCGAGGCCCTCAAGGGCAGCGAGCTCTTCGCCCACATGACCCTGCAGCGCTCCGAGCGCTCGAAGGTCGCCGAGCTCGTCACCCACGTGCTGGACGCGCCGGTGATGTGA
- a CDS encoding class II fumarate hydratase translates to MTQPEYRIEHDTMGEVRVPVDALYGAQTQRAVENFPISGQGLEPAHIHALAQVKKAAARANEDLGVLDAAIADAIIAAADEVIAGSHDDQFPIDTYQTGSGTSSNMNMNEVLATIASTASGQKVHPNDHVNASQSSNDVFPTSVHVAVTSSVVKSLLPALEHLAASLESKAEAWKSVVKSGRTHLMDATPVTLGQEFGGYAAQIRYGIERVKAALPRTAEVPQGGTAVGTGINTPAGFPQKVIANLAEQTELPLTEARDHFEAQSARDGLVEMSGALRTIAVSLTKICNDLRWMGSGPNTGLGEIAIPDLQPGSSIMPGKVNPVIPEAVLQVCAKVIGNDASVAWGGAQGSFELNVQIPLMGTSLLESIRLLANASKVLADKTVDGLTANEEKARFYAEASPSIVTPLNKLIGYESAAKIAKHAVKEQVSVREATIALGFVERGELTEQQLDDALDVLSMTTPKA, encoded by the coding sequence ATGACCCAGCCCGAGTACCGCATCGAGCACGACACCATGGGTGAGGTGCGAGTCCCGGTCGACGCCCTGTACGGCGCCCAGACCCAGCGCGCCGTCGAGAACTTCCCGATCTCCGGCCAGGGCCTCGAGCCCGCGCACATCCACGCGCTCGCCCAGGTGAAGAAGGCCGCGGCCCGCGCGAACGAGGACCTCGGCGTGCTCGATGCCGCGATCGCCGACGCGATCATCGCCGCGGCCGACGAGGTCATCGCGGGCTCCCACGACGACCAGTTCCCGATCGACACGTACCAGACGGGCTCGGGCACGAGCTCGAACATGAACATGAACGAGGTGCTCGCGACGATCGCGTCGACGGCGTCGGGCCAGAAGGTCCACCCCAACGACCACGTCAACGCCTCGCAGTCCTCGAACGACGTCTTCCCGACCTCCGTGCACGTGGCCGTGACCAGCTCGGTCGTGAAGTCCCTGCTGCCCGCCCTCGAGCACCTCGCCGCCTCCCTCGAGTCGAAGGCCGAGGCGTGGAAGAGCGTCGTGAAGTCGGGCCGCACCCACCTGATGGACGCCACCCCGGTGACCCTGGGCCAGGAGTTCGGCGGCTACGCGGCACAGATCCGCTACGGCATCGAGCGCGTGAAGGCCGCGCTCCCCCGCACGGCGGAGGTCCCCCAGGGCGGCACCGCCGTCGGCACCGGCATCAACACTCCCGCCGGCTTCCCGCAGAAGGTCATCGCGAACCTCGCCGAGCAGACCGAGCTGCCGCTGACGGAGGCCCGCGACCACTTCGAGGCGCAGTCCGCGCGCGACGGCCTCGTCGAGATGTCCGGCGCGCTGCGCACGATCGCCGTCTCGCTCACGAAGATCTGCAACGATCTGCGCTGGATGGGCTCGGGCCCGAACACGGGCCTCGGGGAGATCGCGATCCCCGACCTGCAGCCCGGCTCCTCGATCATGCCCGGCAAGGTCAACCCCGTGATCCCCGAGGCCGTCCTGCAGGTGTGCGCGAAGGTCATCGGCAACGACGCGTCCGTCGCCTGGGGCGGCGCGCAGGGCTCCTTCGAGCTGAACGTGCAGATCCCCCTCATGGGCACGAGCCTTCTCGAGTCGATCCGCCTGCTCGCGAACGCCTCGAAGGTGCTCGCCGACAAGACGGTCGACGGTCTCACCGCGAACGAGGAGAAGGCCCGCTTCTACGCCGAGGCCTCCCCCTCGATCGTCACCCCGCTGAACAAGCTGATCGGCTACGAGAGCGCGGCGAAGATCGCCAAGCACGCCGTGAAGGAGCAGGTCTCGGTGCGCGAGGCCACGATCGCCCTCGGCTTCGTCGAGCGCGGCGAGCTCACCGAGCAGCAGCTCGACGACGCCCTCGACGTGCTCTCCATGACGACCCCGAAGGCCTGA